The Zea mays subsp. mays mitochondrion, complete genome genome contains a region encoding:
- the orf106-c gene encoding hypothetical protein — protein sequence MNKYQSLLCGSGEAVVCLGPGPSRLIVCLIFPLEYFPRRNPGMSMIRVILALHFHMGSLSYWMWMGLENGMACTCCEEAHLLRRIGSIPLPKKRLLVKEEAGIGFP from the coding sequence ATGAATAAGTATCAATCTCTTCTCTGCGGTTCTGGGGAAGCGGTTGTATGTCTGGGTCCTGGGCCAAGTAGATTGATCGTTTGTTTGATATTCCCGCTGGAATATTTTCCAAGAAGGAATCCGGGGATGTCCATGATTCGAGTGATATTGGCGCTCCACTTTCATATGGGATCTCTTTCGTATTGGATGTGGATGGGTCTAGAGAATGGCATGGCCTGTACTTGTTGTGAGGAAGCCCACCTGTTGCGAAGAATAGGATCCATCCCGTTGCCAAAGAAGAGGTTGCTTGTCAAAGAAGAGGCTGGTATCGGCTTTCCCTAG
- the orf119-c gene encoding hypothetical protein: MHGIRVLSVVLSVLSSVVSFSCKFPNILKNIGMPLSCPLRSEWRVGSRLLIFVTLQLLSFDFATKELWLGMVGGWICFVAESDAGFIFSFLFFSSEKRLIHEELPVIFYSLYLPWLFRI; the protein is encoded by the coding sequence ATGCATGGGATCCGTGTTCTAAGTGTTGTCTTAAGTGTTCTAAGTTCAGTTGTATCTTTTTCTTGTAAGTTTCCGAATATTCTAAAAAATATTGGAATGCCTCTGTCTTGTCCTTTGAGAAGTGAGTGGAGGGTAGGATCCCGCCTTCTTATATTCGTCACGTTACAACTCTTATCCTTCGATTTCGCAACGAAGGAACTCTGGCTTGGTATGGTAGGAGGATGGATATGCTTTGTAGCAGAATCAGATGCTGGCTTTATATTCTCTTTTCTATTCTTTTCAAGCGAGAAACGACTAATTCATGAGGAACTCCCGGTTATATTCTATTCATTATACTTGCCTTGGTTGTTCCGAATCTAG
- the orfX gene encoding hypothetical protein X (similar to mtt gene), with translation MPKMHLSFELLIEWNFAPETFLGEVRIRSVRILIGLGLTWFTRYWFPEESISPLAKPFLTLPLDSYFVRTQSTEAPPTYVATSSIACSYFVFPLISHQIWCFSIPSCYGEQRQKYNRFLHLSGSRFSLFLFLTPPRVVPNVWHFPYFVGATSTNSLMIKLQPKIYDYIMLTVRILFIPSVCSQVPVIVICLPEPRGLSVETFTSNRRFLMVFPLITAALSTPPDIWCQIVAPFLIYSIIEFAIFVALIVQVREEGWTSRMRESGSIEKKEE, from the coding sequence ATGCCGAAAATGCATTTATCCTTTGAATTACTCATTGAATGGAATTTCGCACCGGAAACTTTTCTAGGAGAAGTTCGAATCCGTTCCGTTCGGATATTGATCGGTCTTGGTTTGACATGGTTTACGCGTTACTGGTTCCCGGAAGAGTCAATTTCTCCATTAGCTAAACCCTTTCTTACCCTACCTTTGGACTCGTATTTTGTTCGTACACAATCAACGGAGGCCCCCCCGACATATGTTGCAACGTCTTCAATAGCATGCTCTTACTTCGTCTTTCCCTTAATAAGTCATCAAATTTGGTGCTTTTCGATCCCCAGTTGCTATGGGGAACAAAGGCAGAAATACAATAGATTCCTCCATTTAAGTGGTTCTCGCTTCTCCTTGTTCCTGTTCCTAACTCCTCCCCGGGTAGTTCCCAATGTTTGGCACTTTCCATACTTCGTGGGTGCAACATCAACAAATTCGCTCATGATCAAGTTACAACCTAAGATCTATGACTATATTATGTTAACTGTTCGTATTTTGTTCATTCCATCGGTATGCTCCCAGGTACCTGTAATTGTGATCTGTTTGCCAGAACCAAGGGGTCTTTCTGTGGAAACCTTCACGAGCAATCGTCGTTTTTTGATGGTTTTTCCGCTTATCACAGCAGCTCTTTCCACACCTCCGGATATCTGGTGCCAAATCGTCGCCCCTTTCCTTATATATTCGATAATCGAGTTTGCTATCTTTGTGGCATTGATTGTACAAGTTCGTGAAGAGGGCTGGACGAGTAGAATGAGGGAAAGCGGCTCGATCGAGAAAAAAGAGGAGTAG
- the orf115-e gene encoding hypothetical protein codes for MRRSFITLAQSGFPPVRVHIEFIGGFNISSISPSRQALILPMSLTESIEVGPLLISKSKLSHWVATPCWVAPRIWYIVGLQRWRTSSFDRISLLECCWYFEYLFHPWYWIRRLCM; via the coding sequence ATGAGAAGGAGTTTCATCACGCTCGCCCAAAGCGGATTTCCCCCGGTCCGCGTGCACATTGAATTCATAGGGGGCTTCAATATCTCTTCAATTAGCCCATCCCGTCAAGCCCTTATTCTTCCGATGTCTCTCACGGAGAGTATAGAAGTTGGTCCTTTATTAATTAGTAAAAGCAAGCTATCGCACTGGGTAGCTACTCCTTGTTGGGTAGCCCCTCGGATATGGTATATTGTAGGTCTCCAGCGTTGGCGCACTTCTTCTTTCGACAGAATCTCTCTTCTCGAGTGTTGCTGGTACTTTGAATACTTATTTCACCCTTGGTACTGGATAAGAAGGCTATGTATGTAG
- the orf105-e gene encoding hypothetical protein translates to MAGIQKILFFLFLVFFLLFHGIEATRGKAMLPTLPQKGAAFFFPKMTVPPSQHAAKFCGEAAQQSALCHPALIFYITRLAGPEERLSPSVESSVVGLVILVLSSV, encoded by the coding sequence ATGGCAGGAATCCAAAAGATACTGTTTTTTCTTTTTCTTGTCTTTTTTCTGCTTTTTCATGGCATCGAAGCTACGCGAGGGAAAGCGATGCTGCCCACTCTGCCGCAAAAGGGGGCGGCTTTCTTCTTCCCCAAAATGACAGTTCCACCATCACAGCATGCAGCAAAATTCTGTGGAGAGGCTGCACAGCAAAGCGCCTTGTGCCATCCGGCGCTAATCTTCTACATCACTAGGTTAGCGGGACCTGAAGAAAGACTAAGTCCGTCTGTCGAAAGCTCAGTTGTTGGTTTGGTGATACTAGTGCTTTCTAGTGTTTGA
- the orf117-c gene encoding hypothetical protein — translation MSEPFMNWLGMGATIPARIQPGSIDHVPFPTVVPCLGASFFGFTIKPARPDAAPFRIIIYRPFFPPVPSRMKIVVCMFDFGCRCNRIGGSILWQDQSPGQTNPPPRRIVLCPPPISL, via the coding sequence ATGAGCGAACCTTTTATGAACTGGTTAGGAATGGGCGCCACTATCCCAGCCCGGATCCAGCCGGGTTCTATTGATCATGTCCCCTTCCCAACAGTTGTACCTTGTCTTGGGGCGTCTTTCTTTGGCTTTACTATCAAGCCCGCCCGCCCAGACGCGGCGCCCTTTCGCATTATCATCTACCGCCCTTTCTTTCCTCCCGTCCCTTCACGCATGAAGATCGTCGTATGTATGTTCGACTTCGGTTGCCGGTGCAATAGAATTGGCGGGAGTATATTATGGCAGGATCAGTCACCTGGGCAAACCAACCCTCCTCCAAGAAGAATTGTGCTATGCCCCCCCCCGATATCCCTATAG
- the orf101-c gene encoding hypothetical protein, which produces MFFHTFRLQVLSPSRTSEVSHSHLLSLEISFRPFRSPEVPEILINLSEIGSLKLCKISGIFSAPWRSVKSSTKWAQLAHFLRPQFIVKTNNDWFQFFFNIE; this is translated from the coding sequence ATGTTTTTCCATACTTTCCGCCTTCAAGTCCTATCTCCGTCTAGGACCTCTGAGGTGTCTCATTCCCATCTCCTCTCTCTCGAGATTAGCTTCCGTCCCTTTAGAAGCCCGGAGGTCCCGGAAATCCTTATAAATTTAAGCGAAATAGGGTCCCTAAAACTTTGTAAGATTTCGGGCATCTTTTCCGCCCCGTGGCGCTCAGTTAAATCATCCACCAAGTGGGCGCAACTCGCCCACTTTCTTCGACCCCAATTCATTGTAAAAACCAATAATGATTGGTTTCAATTCTTCTTCAATATCGAATAA